The DNA window CCGGTCGAGCAGCTGGTCGGTGGTGATCACCCGGCCGCGGTTGCGGACGAGCACCTGCAGCAGCCGGTACTCGATGTCGCTGAGCCGGGCCTCGTGGCCCTGCCAGACCGCCGAGCGCCGCTCGGGCACGAGCCGCAGCCCGTCGTCGAAGGAGTCGCCGGCCCAGCGGGTGGGGGCGGTGCGGCGCAGCAGCGCCTCGACGCGCGCGAGCAGCTCGTCGTTGCCGAAGGGCTTGGGCAGGTAGTCGTCGGCGCCGGCCCGCAGGCCGCGGACCCGGTCGGTCTCGGCGCCGCGGGCGGTGAGCAGCAGGACGGGCAGGTCGCTGAGGTCGCGGGTGCGCTCCAGCACCTCCCAGCCGTCGAGCTGCGGCAGCCCGATGTCGAGGAGCATGAGGGCGGGGCGCTCGGCGAACAGCAGCCGCAGCCC is part of the Streptomyces roseifaciens genome and encodes:
- a CDS encoding response regulator transcription factor; translated protein: MTRVLVVEDDPDLALALRTLLTRAGYEVAHAGNGRDGLRLLFAERPALMLLDIGLPQLDGWEVLERTRDLSDLPVLLLTARGAETDRVRGLRAGADDYLPKPFGNDELLARVEALLRRTAPTRWAGDSFDDGLRLVPERRSAVWQGHEARLSDIEYRLLQVLVRNRGRVITTDQLLDRVWDDPEGTGRERVKFAVLRLRRKLRQAAGDEAADPLEAVRGLGYRYRADGGGEGPGDGEGEGPF